From a region of the Oryza sativa Japonica Group chromosome 6, ASM3414082v1 genome:
- the LOC9270378 gene encoding probable L-type lectin-domain containing receptor kinase S.5: protein MSMALHQTLLLLLFVSIAIHRAVAQTTTSTAVRGDGNRFVTYSFPSFANALLHLQANLTVLNNASISQGALQITPDSSNSADGYLVNQTGRVFFSTPFTLWSPAAGGGGNGNGNGTYVASFNMVFRVNIFRTNTSDPGEGVAFVVASGLDPPPPGSYSGFLGLTNASTDGDDANRFVALELDTVKQGYDPDDNHVGLDVNGVRSVKAVPLAPFGIKLGAANASNFFVWVDYDGTSRHVWMYMARSDDGVPSPKPPSPVLDAPLDLSAFVAEKAYFGFSASTGTRFQLNCLHMWNMTVELLDDGSRSSGGGQTRRKLGLGVGVPCGVAALATGAVVAFLYIKKRRRRVGDDPESLSSTAAFKFNKSSINLRSLAGTPKEFEYTELRKGTEDFAAKNKLGQGGYGVVYKAVVAGDSDGESVEVAVKQFSAANTKGQEDFLAELSIINRLRHRNLVRLRGWCHQNGVLLLVYDYMPNGSLDKHLFGGAAVAPVLSWEQRYNIVAGVAAALNYLHHEYDQRVIHRDIKPSNIMLDSAFGARLGDFGLARALDSDKTSYTEMVGVPGTMGYIAPECFHTGRATRESDVFGLGAVLLEVACGRRVSFGAGGDGGAIGGCSQLLEWVWRLHGAGRILDAVDPKLAGGAFDADDADRLLLLGLACSHPDPGARPTAKAVVQVLARAVPAPAVPPSKPAFMWPALSGADCDDSDGGGAGEMSSRHSARTTSTEQTSSTYYASSSSYSSHGCTRTQVTSSGDAIADETRYMSIG from the exons ATGTCCATGGCACTGCATCAaacccttctcctcctcctcttcgtctCCATCGCCatccaccgcgccgtcgcccagaccaccacctccaccgctgtccgcggcgacggcaaccggttCGTGACCTACTCCTTCCCCAGCTTCGCCAACGCGCTGCTCCACCTGCAGGCCAACCTCACGGTGCTCAACAACGCCAGCATCAGCCAGGGCGCCCTCCAGATCACCCCCGATAGCAGCAACAGCGCCGACGGCTACCTCGTCAACCAGACCGGCCGCGTCTTCTTCTCCACCCCCTTCACCCTCTGGTCGCCGGCGGCTGGTGGTGGgggcaatggcaatggcaatggcaccTATGTCGCGTCGTTCAACATGGTGTTCAGGGTGAACATATTCCGGACGAACACCAGCGACCCCGGCGAGGGCGTCGCGTTCGTCGTGGCGTCCGGGCTCGACCCGCCGCCTCCCGGCAGCTacagcggcttcctcggcctcACGAACGCGTccaccgacggcgacgacgcgaacCGGTTCGTGGCCTTGGAGCTCGACACGGTGAAGCAGGGGTACGACCCCGACGACAACCATGTCGGCCTCGACGTCAACGGCGTCCGGTCGGTGAAGGCCGTGCCGCTGGCGCCGTTCGGCATCAAGCTCGGCGCCGCCAACGCCAGCAACTTCTTCGTCTGGGTCGACTACGATGGCACGTCTCGCCACGTGTGGATGTACATGGCCAGGTCCGACGACGGCGTGCCCAGCCccaagccgccgtcgccggtgctcGACGCGCCGCTCGACCTCTCCGCGTTCGTCGCCGAGAAGGCCTACTTCGGCTTCTCCGCGTCGACGGGCACGCGGTTCCAGCTCAACTGCCTGCACATGTGGAACATGACGGTGGAGCTGCTCGACGACGGCAGCcgctcctccggcggcggccagACGCGGCGGAAGCTGGGGCTGGGCGTCGGCGTGCCGTGCGgcgtcgccgcgctcgccacCGGCGCTGTGGTGGCGTTCCTGTACATCAAGAAGAGGAGGCGCAGAGTCGGCGACGATCCGGAGTCGctgtcgtcgacggcggcgttcAAGTTCAACAAGAGCAGCATCAACCTGAGGAGCCTCGCCGGGACGCCCAAGGAGTTCGAGTACACGGAGCTGAGGAAGGGGACGGAGGACTTCGCCGCGAAGAACAAGCTCGGCCAGGGTGGCTACGGCGTGGTGTACaaggccgtcgtcgccggcgacagcgacggcgagagcgTGGAGGTGGCCGTCAAGCAGTTCTCGGCGGCCAACACCAAGGGCCAGGAGGACTTCCTCGCCGAGCTCAGCATCATcaaccgcctccgccaccgcaacCTCGTCCGCCTTCGCG GGTGGTGCCATCAGAACGgcgtgctgctgctggtgtACGACTACATGCCGAACGGCAGCCTGGACAAGCACCTcttcggcggcgcggcggtggcgccggtgcTGAGCTGGGAGCAGAGGTACAACATCGtcgccggcgtggcggcggcgctgaacTACCTCCACCACGAGTACGACCAGCGGGTAATCCACCGCGACATCAAGCCGTCGAACATCATGCTCGACTCCGCCTTCGGCGCCCGCCTCGGCGACTtcggcctcgcccgcgccctcgaCTCCGACAAGACCTCCTACACCGAGATGGTGGGCGTGCCGGGGACGATGGGCTACATCGCGCCGGAGTGCTTCCACACCGGCCGCGCCACGCGGGAGTCCGACGTGTTCGGCCTCGGCGCCGTGCTCCTCGAGGTCGCCTGCGGCCGCCGCGTCTcgttcggcgccggcggcgacggcggcgccatcgGCGGGTGCAGCCAGCTGCTGGAGTGGGTGTGGAGGCTCCACGGGGCCGGCCGCATCCTCGACGCCGTGGACCcgaagctcgccggcggcgcgttcGACGCGGACGACGCCGAccggctcctcctcctgggGCTCGCGTGCAGCCACCCGGACCCCGGGGCGCGGCCCACCGCGAAGGCCGTCGTGCAGGTGCTCGCGCGCGCCGTGCCCGCGCCGGCCGTGCCGCCGTCCAAGCCGGCGTTCATGTGGCCCGCGCTGTCGGGGGCGGACTGtgacgacagcgacggcggcggcgccggcgagatgtCGTCGAGGCACTCGGCCAGGACGACCAGCACGGAACAGACCAGCTCGACGTActacgcgtcgtcgtcgtcctacTCGTCCCACGGTTGCACACGCACGCAGGTGACGAGCAGCGGTGACGCCATTGCTGACGAGACGAGGTACATGTCCATTGGTTGA